Proteins from a single region of Coregonus clupeaformis isolate EN_2021a chromosome 35, ASM2061545v1, whole genome shotgun sequence:
- the LOC123482624 gene encoding zinc finger protein 239-like, whose translation MDRDRASPSPSTLPESPGHNSPGSALLQSLKKVSSWLVDCRKTPGQSGTVREGHEEEGDGDLISSRDLGGRGLSSAELQRHDDTDEAENNFSRSEHFKKHQQRRIGKKPHCCSECGKRFTSRSCFIIHQRIHNGERPYCCSLCGKRHISAGRLKEHQRIHTGEKPYRCSHCGKSFALSSTLKSHLRIHTGEKPYCCSLCGKSFTVSTALKSHTRIHTGEKPYCCSQCGKSFTVSRALKSHLRIHTGERPYLCRLCGKSFVSAGNLTIHKQIHTGEKPYSCDQCGKSFALASVLTSHRRIHTGKKPYSCEQCGKSFTVTSSLTRHQRTHTGEKPYVCLCGKSFAQLGTMKSHQKTKTCRISSPS comes from the exons ATGGATCGG GACAGAGCtagcccctccccctccaccctgcCAGAGTCCCCTGGTCACAACTCTCCTGGTAGCGCCTTACTGCAGAGTCTGAAGAAGGTGTCTTCGTggctggtcgactgcaggaaaacaccagGGCAGAGTGGAACTGTAAGAGAAggacatgaggaggagggagatggagatttGATTTCATCAA gggatCTCGGTGGGAGGGGATTATCATCTGCGGAACTTCAACGACATGACGATACTGACGAGGCAGAGAATAAtttctccagatcagaacacttcaagaaacaccagcagagacgtatagggaagaaacctcactgctgctctgaATGTGGGAAGCGTTTCACTAGCCGGAGTTGCTTCATTATCCACCAGCGGATTCACAATGGCGAGAGACCGTACTGCTGCTCTCTGTGTGGGAAGAGGCACATCTCTGCAGGGCGTCTTAAAGAACACCAaagaatccatacaggagagaaaccttacagaTGCTCacattgtgggaagagttttgctctATCTAGCACCTTAAAATCTCATCtgagaatccatacaggagagaaaccgtacTGCTGCTCtctgtgtgggaagagttttactgtTTCTACTGCCTTAAAATCTCACAcgagaatccatacaggagagaaaccgtactgctgctctcagtgtgggaagagttttactgtATCTAGGGCCTTAAAATCTCATCTGAGAATTCATACAGGCGAGAGGCCTTACCTCTGCCGCCTTTGTGGGAAAAGCTTTGTTAGTGCAGGAAACCTAACCATACACAAGCagatacacactggagagaagccttatagctgtgatcagtgtggaaagagctttGCTCTAGCTTCTGTGCTGACTTCACACCGGCGCATACACACTGGAAAGAAACCTTACAGCTGTGAACAGTGTGGAAAGAGCTTTACCGTAACTTCCTCCCTGACTAGACACcagcgaacacacactggagagaaaccttatgtcTGTCTATGTGGAAAGAGCTTTGCTCAGTTAGGGACAATGAAAAGTCACCAGAAAACAAAAACGTGCCGTATTTCATCTCCCTCCTAG
- the LOC123482621 gene encoding zinc finger protein OZF-like, giving the protein MDRDRASPSPSNLLESPGHNSPGRALLLGLKRVSVWLVDCRKTPGQSGTVREGHEEGDGDLISSGDTPNRRSLSGRGLSSGEPQHNLADEAKKCLYRSEQRKKHQQRHIGKKPHHCCSDCGMSFTSLSDFIIHQRTHTGEKPYCCSQCGKRFTASNAFKSHLRIHTGERPYPCLDCGKSFAYLGALNIHKQTHTGVKPYSCDKCGKSFNQSGHLTTHQLTHTGEKPYSCDQCGKSFAVASTLNRHQVTHTGEKPYSCDQCGKSFAVVSSLIRHHQTHTGERTYVCLCGKSFALASTLTTHQRTHTGEKPYSCDQCGKSFAVSEKLSIHKRTHTGEKPYSCDQCGKSFSQSVHLNTHQRTHSREKPFSCDQCGKSFGQSVHLNTHQRTHTGEKPYSCDQCGKSFSQSGSLNSHQRTHTGEKPVCLSMWKELCSFTDN; this is encoded by the exons GACAGAGCTAGCCCATCCCCCTCCAACCTGCTGGAGTCCCCTGGTCACAACTCTCCTGGTAGAgccttactgctgggtctgaagagggtgtctgtgtggctggtcgactgcaggaaaacaccagGGCAGAGTGGAACTGTGAGAGAAGGACACGAGGAGGGTGATGGAGATTTGATTTCATCAG gggacacCCCTAACCGTCGTTCTCTCAGTGggaggggcttatcatctggggagcctcaacataATCTTGCTGATGAAGCAAAGAAGTGTCTTTATAGATCTGAGCAAcgcaagaaacaccagcagagacatatagggaagaaacctcaccactgctgctctgactgtgggatgaGTTTCACTAGCCTGAGTGACTTCATTATTCACCAGCGGACGCACACCGGAGAGAAACCGTACTGctgctctcagtgtgggaagagGTTCACTGCTTCAAACGCCTTCAAATCTCATCTGCGAATTCATACAGGGGAGAGGCCTTACCCCTGCCTTGATTGTGGAAAAAGCTTTGCTTATTTGGGAGCCCTAAACatacacaagcaaacacacactggagtgaagccttatagctgtgataagtgtgggaagagcttcaatcagtcaggccacctgactacacaccagctaacacacactggagagaaaccttatagctgtgatcagtgtgggaagagctttgctgtAGCTTCCACCCTGAATAGACACCAGGtaacgcacactggagagaagccttatagttgtgatcagtgtgggaagagctttgctgtAGTTTCCTCTCTGATTAGACACCatcaaacacacactggagagagaacTTACGTCTGTctatgtgggaagagctttgctctaGCTTCCACCCTGACTACACATcagcgaacacacactggagagaagccttatagctgtgatcagtgtgggaagagctttgctgtATCAGAAAAACTAAGTATACACAagcgaacacacacaggagagaagccttatagctgtgatcagtgtgggaagagcttcagtcaaTCAGTACACCTAAATACACACCAGCGAACACACTCACGAGAGAAGCCttttagctgtgatcagtgtgggaagagcttcggTCAATCAGTACACCTGAATACACACCagcgaacacacacaggagagaaaccttacagctgtgatcagtgtggaaagagcttcAGTCAATCAGGGAGCCTGAATTCACACCAGCGAacccacactggagagaaacccgTATGTCTGTCTATGTGGAAAGAGCTTTGCTCATTTACGGACAATTAA